From Terriglobus sp. TAA 43, the proteins below share one genomic window:
- the panC gene encoding pantoate--beta-alanine ligase: protein MQIISSPLEMRAACKAYQRGNAQQTIGLVPTMGALHEGHLSLVRASRQRCDRTVVSIFVNPLQFGPTEDLARYPRTFQQDCALLEEEGVDLLFAPSPEEMYPAGTETIVDVPVTGARLDGASRPGHFRGVATVVAKLFNIVQPDAAFFGEKDAAQVAVLRKMVLDLNFDLSLVVCPTVREASRLAMSSRNRYLSEKERVEADALSRSLRTVESLVLQGERGTQVLREALQRELAHSDLLKVDYAELVDPLTLETLEAVELPTETLVAVAAWIGSTRLIDNCTLRIDGAGL from the coding sequence ATGCAAATAATTTCATCGCCATTGGAAATGCGTGCTGCCTGTAAGGCTTATCAACGCGGCAATGCGCAACAAACGATTGGCCTGGTGCCGACCATGGGAGCGTTGCACGAGGGACATCTCTCATTAGTGCGTGCTTCACGGCAGCGCTGCGATCGCACTGTTGTCAGCATCTTCGTCAATCCGCTTCAGTTTGGACCTACAGAAGATTTGGCACGCTATCCACGCACGTTTCAACAAGACTGCGCGTTGTTGGAAGAAGAAGGAGTTGATCTCCTCTTCGCACCTTCTCCCGAGGAGATGTATCCGGCAGGAACAGAAACTATTGTGGACGTCCCTGTGACGGGCGCGCGGCTGGATGGGGCATCTCGACCAGGACACTTCCGTGGCGTTGCCACGGTAGTTGCGAAGCTCTTCAACATTGTTCAGCCGGACGCTGCTTTCTTTGGAGAGAAGGATGCTGCGCAGGTTGCGGTGCTTCGTAAAATGGTTCTCGATCTGAATTTTGATTTGAGTCTGGTTGTGTGTCCAACGGTTCGCGAAGCAAGCAGGTTAGCCATGAGTTCCCGGAACCGTTACCTAAGCGAAAAGGAACGAGTCGAAGCGGATGCTCTCTCTCGCTCACTCCGCACAGTGGAGAGTCTGGTGCTGCAAGGCGAGCGTGGCACTCAGGTGCTACGTGAAGCTCTGCAAAGGGAACTCGCACATTCGGATCTATTGAAAGTCGACTATGCAGAACTCGTCGATCCACTCACGCTTGAGACGCTGGAAGCGGTTGAGTTACCTACTGAGACCCTCGTCGCAGTAGCGGCGTGGATCGGTTCAACGCGATTGATTGACAACTGCACGTTGCGAATTGATGGTGCAGGCTTATGA
- the coaBC gene encoding bifunctional phosphopantothenoylcysteine decarboxylase/phosphopantothenate--cysteine ligase CoaBC: MKIILGVCGGIAAYKAAELLREFQRRGAIVQVVMTANAERFVTPLTFAALSGSQVMTSLWQPVSTDSEQSFDIEHIQVTQDADVLVVAPATANMLAKMAHGFADDVLSATALAATIPIVVAPAMNLHMWEHPATQENLEILRQRGVRVVSPESGELACGMVGAGRLADPSVIADHVFATAKHAQDLVGETILITAGGTREPIDPVRFIGNRSSGKMGVALVEAALERGAKVILVGASLAVPAPAQCESIRVTTAGEMETVVLERLPEASMVIMAAAVSDYRLMHPASEKLKKKSSLTLELEPTRDILRQVAEQRRAGTIVIGFAAETENVLEEGRRKLRAKGVDLIVANDVSRAGSGFEADMNEGILISHDEEQVMPRSSKRELADRILTWARSAIRARER, from the coding sequence ATGAAGATCATTCTTGGAGTGTGCGGAGGTATTGCAGCTTACAAAGCCGCTGAACTCCTCCGCGAGTTTCAACGTCGCGGCGCGATAGTTCAAGTCGTAATGACAGCAAATGCTGAACGGTTCGTCACACCGTTAACATTTGCGGCGTTGAGCGGCTCCCAGGTGATGACGTCGCTGTGGCAGCCTGTTTCAACGGACAGTGAGCAGAGTTTTGACATCGAACACATTCAGGTGACGCAAGACGCAGACGTACTGGTTGTGGCTCCTGCTACGGCTAACATGCTCGCCAAGATGGCTCATGGATTTGCTGATGACGTCTTGTCTGCAACCGCTTTGGCCGCGACCATTCCAATTGTGGTCGCACCTGCGATGAACCTTCATATGTGGGAGCATCCGGCGACGCAGGAAAATCTGGAGATACTGCGACAGCGTGGCGTCCGGGTTGTTTCTCCCGAGAGTGGCGAACTCGCATGTGGAATGGTGGGTGCAGGGCGACTCGCCGATCCAAGTGTGATTGCAGATCACGTCTTCGCCACGGCGAAGCACGCTCAGGATCTTGTTGGCGAAACGATCCTCATCACTGCTGGAGGAACACGTGAGCCCATCGATCCTGTCCGATTCATTGGCAATCGTTCCAGCGGGAAGATGGGAGTGGCACTTGTTGAAGCCGCGTTAGAGCGTGGTGCAAAGGTGATTCTTGTCGGTGCATCGCTGGCTGTGCCAGCACCGGCGCAGTGTGAATCGATCCGTGTGACTACAGCAGGAGAGATGGAGACCGTTGTGCTCGAGCGTCTCCCTGAGGCGTCCATGGTCATCATGGCTGCTGCAGTTTCGGATTATCGATTGATGCACCCAGCGTCGGAGAAACTCAAAAAGAAAAGCTCATTGACACTGGAGTTGGAACCGACTCGGGATATTCTTCGTCAGGTCGCAGAGCAGCGGCGTGCGGGCACAATCGTCATTGGGTTTGCGGCTGAGACTGAGAATGTTTTGGAAGAGGGAAGACGCAAGCTTCGCGCAAAAGGCGTTGATCTGATTGTTGCGAACGATGTTTCTCGCGCAGGCAGTGGCTTTGAAGCTGACATGAACGAAGGCATTCTCATCTCTCACGATGAAGAACAAGTGATGCCGCGCAGTTCGAAGCGAGAGTTGGCAGATCGAATCTTAACCTGGGCTCGATCCGCTATTCGCGCTCG